A segment of the Rickettsia bellii RML369-C genome:
GGGTAATATTTGAAGCTACGGACACGCACCCTACTCCACCTTGAGCATTAAAAGCAAGACTTAAATCATCATTACCACATAATAGATTAAATTCTTTATTAATTACAGATTTAATTCTAAGCGGTCTTTCCAAATCTATTCCTGCATCTTTTAAAGCTAAAATACGAGATAACTTACTCAATTTTAATATCGTTTCATCTGTAAAATCGACTCCGGTTCTACTCGGAACTGAATATAGCATAATCGGCAAATTACTAGCTTCATGTATTGCTTCAAAATGTTTATAGATCCCGCCTTGAGTAGGCTTCAAATATGACGGCGGACTAATCATAAAGCCGTCAACTCCGATTTTTGTAGATTCAGCCGCAAGCTCTATTGCACACGCAGTATTATTTGAAGAACATCCGCTAATTACAGGAATACGCTTATTTACAATATCCTTAGCCGTCTGCAATAATAATTTATACTCTTCAAAACTTAAACTACTCCCCTCACCTGTTGAACCTGCTATTACTACGGCATTCACTTCAGCATTTATTTGATATTCTAAAATCTTTTCTAAGGCATTTAAATCTAGTTTATTATCTCTAAACGGCGTTATTATTGCCGTAATCAAACCTTTAAATATATTATTCATTGTTTTTCATTTTTATGTTGTTTTGTCATTGCGAGCCTATATTGTTGCATGGCTTCAATGTCATTCCTGCGTAGGCGGGAATCCAGCATAAAGCGAGATAAATCGAGCTTTTTGTGTTTGTATTTTTTACTGGATTCCCGCCTACGCAGGAATGACATACTACCCCCTCACAATTTTACCATACTCTTCTTTCAAAACATCTGCAATTTTATGATCATTAAAAATAACTTTCTTATTACCAATATCTATAGAATTAATATTCTGCACTTCAATTGCTGTACCTGTAGCAAAACAGCTGATAAAATCTTCTATCTGTTCTAATTTTAGACGTTCTTCTTTTACTTCTAATCCTAAATTTTTTGCAATTTCAATAATAGTTTGTCTCGTTATACCATCTAAAAATCTATCAGCAATTGGAGTATATAGCACATTATCTTTAACAAAGAAAATATTTGTTGTAGTACATTCCGCAATATACCCCTCATAATCAAGTAATAATGCATCATCATAGCCAAGGTCTTTAGCCTCTTTCTTACTTGTTATTGCCATGTTATAATGAGCAGCGGATTTAGATTGTACCGGCATCATATTAGGTGCAGCTTTACGCCATCTGCTTACATACAAATTAAATCCTGCAGCAAATGCTCGTGGCATAGAAGGAACAGCTGCAATCAAAACGTTAGTCGACAATTTAGGATTAATAATATTTAAAGACTCACTCCCACACCAAACAAGCGGTCTTATATATGCATCCTGAATCTTATTTTTCTCTATTAATAACTCATGAGCTTTTATAATTTCTTCTACATTATAAGGTACTTTCAATCCTAAAACTTCTGCTGATTTAACCAATCTTTCAGTATGTTCTTTAAGTTTAAAAACTTTCCCATTATAAGCCCGCTCACCCTCAAATACTGATCCTGAGTAATGCAAACTATGAGTTAAAGCATGCACTGTAGCAAGTTCATAAGGAACTAACTCACCATTAATCCAAATATACCAAAGATTATTTTCTGAATTTTTTGTCATTGTTATTAATTGTTATTTGTACTAGAGTAATTATGTTATTTCCGCATAGTGAATTGAAAAGCACTCTCGGTGTCACCCCGTGGCTTGTCCACGGGGTCCAGTTAAAAATACGTTAGTATTTTTTATTATTTTTCTGGATCCCGTGGACAAGCCACGGGATGACAGAACACTGTCAATTTTTCAAATTAAACGAATATATATGCAAGAATATAAGGCACATATCCTAATTGTTGATGATGATACCAGAATATTAGCACTTTTAAAGCAATTTTTAAATAAAAATGAGTTTTTAGTATCAACAGCTGTTTCAGCTATAGAGGCAAAGGATTTGCTAAAAACTTCTAATTATGACTTGATTATTTTAGACGTCATGTTACCAAGCATTACGGGGCTTGATTTTGCTACTACCATTAGAGATGCTGGTAATAATATACCGATAGTAATGTTAACTGCTTTATCGGAAGCTGATGACCGTGTTAAAGGTCTTGAAGCTGGTGCATCAGATTATGTTATTAAACCTTTTGAACCACGAGAATTATTATTGCGTATAAATAACTTGATCAATAATTATAATAATCCCAAAAAAG
Coding sequences within it:
- the dapA gene encoding 4-hydroxy-tetrahydrodipicolinate synthase; translation: MNNIFKGLITAIITPFRDNKLDLNALEKILEYQINAEVNAVVIAGSTGEGSSLSFEEYKLLLQTAKDIVNKRIPVISGCSSNNTACAIELAAESTKIGVDGFMISPPSYLKPTQGGIYKHFEAIHEASNLPIMLYSVPSRTGVDFTDETILKLSKLSRILALKDAGIDLERPLRIKSVINKEFNLLCGNDDLSLAFNAQGGVGCVSVASNITPKLCKELQEKWHNNDVKGALGIHQRLLPLYKALFVESNPIPVKYAMYYLGFCTNEIRLPLTEATDTTKKQIEEIITSLSIKV
- a CDS encoding branched-chain amino acid transaminase, giving the protein MTKNSENNLWYIWINGELVPYELATVHALTHSLHYSGSVFEGERAYNGKVFKLKEHTERLVKSAEVLGLKVPYNVEEIIKAHELLIEKNKIQDAYIRPLVWCGSESLNIINPKLSTNVLIAAVPSMPRAFAAGFNLYVSRWRKAAPNMMPVQSKSAAHYNMAITSKKEAKDLGYDDALLLDYEGYIAECTTTNIFFVKDNVLYTPIADRFLDGITRQTIIEIAKNLGLEVKEERLKLEQIEDFISCFATGTAIEVQNINSIDIGNKKVIFNDHKIADVLKEEYGKIVRG
- a CDS encoding response regulator transcription factor, which encodes MQEYKAHILIVDDDTRILALLKQFLNKNEFLVSTAVSAIEAKDLLKTSNYDLIILDVMLPSITGLDFATTIRDAGNNIPIVMLTALSEADDRVKGLEAGASDYVIKPFEPRELLLRINNLINNYNNPKKEKNITKFGNNFYNYNTKEFTKNDQIIPLSSTEQKLLEIFIERLGTSISRLELSKIMGGLSERSIDVQITRIRNKLEDNPKEPKYLKTVRNEGYALYI